From a region of the Rhipicephalus microplus isolate Deutch F79 chromosome X, USDA_Rmic, whole genome shotgun sequence genome:
- the LOC142777334 gene encoding uncharacterized protein LOC142777334, translated as MPKNSSCCFQCPLLADFYHKNISMCCCVYPIYASCIFLQRKHLLQIGGRGLREIGVNAMKAVLAHDVQVLYSLHGRKGKRAFVNLRLCRLVTDVICQKAGCDQAEALNFIKRWLPGSGDRCGGRKRRFREAFVVEQPDDPHSQSADYRLLAAAGFLPSHSSQGLDSTTVTVSPTQPGLQ; from the exons atgcccaaaaattcaagttgttgttttcagtgtcctcttcttgcagatttttatcataaaaacatttcgatgtgctgttgcgtttaccccatctatgcttcttgcatttttttacagcgcaagcacctcctgcagattgggggacgtggcctccgagaaattggtgtgaatgccatgaaggctgtattggcacatgatgtgcaagtgctgtacagccttcatggcagaaaagggaaaagggcctttgtgaacctgaggctctgtagattagtgacag atgtcatctgccaaaaagcagggtgcgaccaggcggaggccctcaactttattaagaggtggctgccagggtctggtgatcgctgtgggggcaggaagcggcgcttcagagaagcatttgttgtggagcagcccgatgatccccattctcagagtgcagattatcggctgctcgcggcagctggcttcctgcccagccacagcagccagggccttgacagcaccactgtcactgtgtccccaacgcaacctggcctgcagtag